A region of Longimicrobiaceae bacterium DNA encodes the following proteins:
- a CDS encoding GMC family oxidoreductase, whose protein sequence is MLHDAHDLPSGAVLEADICIVGAGPAGIAIALELARRGVDTCVLEGGGTEPDPAAQSLHEGTVRGDHYPPLAETRWRQLCGTTHLWNTRLGPAHGFRAAPLDAIDFERRDWAPYSGWPFGLEHLEPYYRRAQEFCALGPYAYGGASWETPEGPQLKLDPAVCNTSVWQFTPRERFTEGLRAEMERSPRAAVWLHANVTELETNETAGEVSRVHAATPEGKAFSVRARTVVLATGGIENARILLLSNRVQEAGIGNGHDLVGRYFMEHQVVSGGILTPRDRALLDTAALYDERPVNGTWVMGQIRFTEELMRRERLLNLSFALYPRHPRHERIRTEAIHSFEALARSVLRLRPPAEVGRHLREVLRSADFVAASMLRKASGQRLFRYFVPGPDLVSGDGWSALPDKQRRFGAFAVLLHTEQLPHPDNRVVLSEERDRLGCRRPELQWRWRDEDRESVARAQRIFADEVERAGIGSYAPLTDDEGQLVLRASGLHHHMGTTRMHPDPKQGVVDADARVHGVGNLYVAGCSVFPTGGYINPTLTIVAMALRLADHLADRARSTPAVEASTVAQES, encoded by the coding sequence ATGCTGCACGACGCACACGATCTCCCCTCCGGAGCCGTTCTCGAGGCCGACATCTGCATCGTCGGGGCCGGGCCGGCGGGCATCGCGATCGCCCTGGAGCTCGCCCGCCGCGGGGTGGACACCTGCGTGCTGGAAGGCGGCGGGACGGAGCCGGACCCCGCGGCGCAGTCGCTCCACGAGGGGACGGTGCGGGGAGACCATTACCCTCCCCTGGCGGAGACCCGCTGGCGCCAGCTCTGCGGGACCACGCACCTCTGGAACACGCGGCTGGGACCCGCCCATGGCTTCCGCGCCGCTCCGCTCGACGCCATCGACTTCGAGCGGCGCGACTGGGCGCCCTACAGCGGATGGCCGTTCGGGCTGGAGCACCTGGAGCCGTACTACCGGCGCGCCCAGGAGTTCTGCGCCCTGGGGCCCTACGCCTACGGGGGCGCGAGCTGGGAGACCCCGGAGGGCCCCCAGCTCAAGCTGGATCCGGCCGTCTGCAACACCTCGGTATGGCAGTTCACCCCGCGGGAGCGCTTCACGGAGGGGCTTCGCGCGGAGATGGAGCGCTCGCCGCGCGCCGCGGTGTGGCTGCACGCCAACGTCACCGAGCTGGAGACCAACGAGACGGCCGGCGAGGTGTCGCGCGTGCACGCGGCCACCCCGGAGGGGAAGGCCTTCAGCGTCCGCGCGCGCACGGTGGTCCTCGCCACCGGAGGGATCGAGAACGCCCGCATCCTCCTCCTCTCCAACCGGGTGCAGGAGGCGGGGATCGGCAACGGGCACGACCTGGTGGGCCGCTACTTCATGGAGCACCAGGTGGTCTCGGGCGGGATCCTGACCCCCCGGGACCGGGCGCTCCTGGACACCGCCGCGCTCTACGACGAGCGGCCGGTGAACGGCACCTGGGTCATGGGCCAGATCCGCTTCACGGAGGAGCTGATGCGGCGGGAGCGGCTGCTCAACCTGAGCTTCGCCCTCTACCCCCGCCACCCGCGGCACGAGCGGATCCGGACCGAGGCGATCCACTCCTTCGAGGCGCTCGCCCGCTCGGTGCTCCGGCTCCGCCCCCCTGCCGAAGTGGGAAGGCACCTGCGCGAGGTGCTGCGGTCCGCGGACTTCGTCGCCGCGAGCATGCTCCGCAAGGCGTCCGGGCAGCGGCTCTTCAGGTACTTCGTCCCCGGCCCGGACCTGGTCTCGGGCGACGGATGGTCGGCGCTCCCGGACAAGCAGCGCCGCTTCGGCGCCTTCGCGGTGCTGCTGCACACCGAGCAGCTCCCTCACCCGGACAACCGGGTGGTCCTCTCGGAGGAGCGGGACCGGCTGGGGTGCAGGCGGCCGGAGCTGCAGTGGCGGTGGCGCGACGAGGACCGCGAGAGCGTCGCGCGGGCGCAGCGGATCTTCGCCGACGAGGTGGAGCGCGCGGGGATCGGGAGCTATGCGCCGCTTACCGACGACGAGGGGCAGCTGGTGCTGCGCGCCTCGGGGCTGCACCACCACATGGGAACCACGCGCATGCACCCAGACCCGAAGCAGGGAGTGGTGGATGCCGACGCGCGGGTGCACGGGGTCGGGAACCTGTACGTCGCGGGCTGCTCCGTCTTCCCGACGGGAGGGTACATCAACCCGACGCTCACCATCGTGGCAATGGCGCTGCGGCTGGCGGACCACCTGGCCGACCGTGCCAGGTCCACCCCCGCGGTGGAGGCGTCCACCGTGGCGCAGGAATCCTGA
- the rfbC gene encoding dTDP-4-dehydrorhamnose 3,5-epimerase, with the protein MIFTETRLPGAYVIDLERREDDRGFFARVYCEREFREHGLMPHVAQANMSWNPRRGTLRGMHYQVEPFREAKLVRCTRGAIHDVIADLRPDSPTYLQWVGVDLTAENARMLYVPEGFAHGFITLEDDTEVTYQVSEFYAPGAEQGIRWDDPALAIDWPAEPRVISDKDRSWPLRGAQLQAPAAR; encoded by the coding sequence ATGATCTTCACCGAGACGCGCCTCCCCGGCGCCTACGTGATCGACCTGGAGCGCCGGGAGGACGACCGAGGCTTCTTCGCCCGGGTGTACTGCGAGCGGGAGTTCCGCGAGCACGGGCTGATGCCGCACGTCGCCCAGGCGAACATGTCGTGGAACCCGCGCCGGGGGACGCTGCGGGGGATGCACTACCAGGTGGAGCCCTTCCGCGAGGCCAAGCTGGTGCGCTGCACCCGCGGGGCGATCCACGACGTCATCGCGGACCTGCGCCCGGACTCCCCCACCTACCTGCAGTGGGTGGGCGTGGACCTCACGGCGGAGAACGCCCGGATGCTGTACGTCCCCGAGGGCTTCGCGCACGGCTTCATCACCCTGGAGGACGACACCGAGGTCACCTACCAGGTGTCGGAGTTCTACGCCCCCGGGGCGGAGCAGGGGATCCGCTGGGACGACCCGGCGCTGGCGATCGACTGGCCCGCGGAGCCGCGGGTGATCTCCGACAAGGACCGGAGCTGGCCCCTGCGCGGAGCGCAGCTGCAGGCCCCCGCCGCCCGCTAG
- a CDS encoding HAD-IIIC family phosphatase, with protein MDSSPAPPDGLAAGDRLRKEGQLPGAVEAYLAAASALETPPAALCLRLARCYRSLGEEAEALRWAAAVVDAGDDFAAWHAAATLVQKCGSAAPHLRAARVALLGSYTTAQLGPLLRLAALRRGVALEVHEAAYGQYRQEILDPESATYAFGPDFVLLAVHEGEVALPDHSDAPAEQVEAELRRWTGLWEAVARRSAARVVQHNFAIPPEVPLGHLAARLPGSRYRMTQALNHRLGDEAGSAVTIVDCDRLASYVGKQRWFDPRYWHHAKQAVALDALPLLARHTAAVLAAELGMTRKCLVLDLDNTLWGGVIGEDGLAGIRLGGDAEGEAYAAFQEYVSRLKDRGVILAVCSKNDEAVAREPFEKHPAMRIRLEDVPAFVANWESKADGIRAIARTLNIGLDAVTFVDDNPAERQVIRRFLPEVDVVPLPADPAGYARSLSEYVGFEAASLTAEDRERAAQYRARARLASLEASADSLEDFHRSLRMEAVVQPFNAFDLPRIAQLIAKSNQFNLTTRRHGPAQLQRFMADPACVHFSLRLRDCFADHGLVGVMVAFRRGGVLDVDTWLMSCRVIGRTVEAEMLGQLCRRAAELGCTSLRGTYVPTAKNAMVKDVFARFGFELLEDTGGTTTWRYDLPARGAIENGFISVVEPGREAAAPDARIPA; from the coding sequence ATGGATTCGAGCCCCGCCCCACCGGATGGCCTCGCGGCGGGAGACCGCCTGCGGAAGGAGGGCCAGCTCCCGGGGGCCGTGGAGGCCTACCTCGCCGCCGCCAGCGCCCTGGAGACGCCCCCCGCGGCGCTCTGCCTGCGCCTTGCCCGGTGCTACCGGTCCCTGGGTGAGGAGGCGGAGGCGCTGCGGTGGGCTGCCGCGGTCGTGGACGCCGGGGACGACTTCGCCGCGTGGCACGCGGCGGCCACGCTGGTGCAGAAGTGTGGATCCGCCGCGCCCCACCTCCGGGCCGCCCGGGTCGCGCTCCTGGGCAGCTACACCACGGCCCAGCTCGGGCCGCTCCTCCGGCTGGCGGCGCTGCGGCGCGGGGTGGCGCTCGAGGTCCACGAGGCCGCGTACGGGCAGTACCGGCAGGAGATCCTCGACCCGGAGAGCGCGACGTACGCGTTCGGCCCCGACTTCGTCCTCCTGGCCGTCCACGAGGGAGAGGTGGCGCTCCCGGACCACAGCGACGCTCCCGCGGAGCAGGTCGAGGCGGAGCTGCGCCGCTGGACGGGGCTCTGGGAGGCCGTTGCCCGGCGCTCGGCGGCGCGCGTGGTACAGCACAACTTCGCGATCCCGCCCGAGGTCCCCCTGGGCCACCTGGCGGCCCGGCTCCCCGGGTCGCGCTACCGGATGACCCAGGCGCTGAACCACCGCCTGGGCGACGAGGCCGGGAGCGCGGTCACCATCGTGGACTGCGACCGGCTGGCCTCCTACGTGGGGAAGCAGCGCTGGTTCGACCCCCGCTACTGGCACCACGCCAAGCAGGCGGTCGCCCTGGACGCGCTCCCTCTCCTGGCGCGGCACACCGCCGCGGTCCTGGCCGCCGAGCTGGGGATGACGCGCAAGTGCCTGGTCCTGGACCTGGACAACACCCTCTGGGGCGGTGTGATCGGGGAGGACGGGCTGGCGGGGATCCGCCTGGGCGGCGACGCGGAGGGGGAGGCGTACGCGGCCTTCCAGGAATACGTCTCCCGGCTGAAGGACCGGGGCGTGATCCTGGCCGTCTGCTCGAAGAACGACGAGGCCGTGGCCCGGGAGCCGTTCGAGAAGCACCCCGCGATGCGCATCCGGCTGGAGGACGTCCCGGCGTTCGTCGCGAACTGGGAGAGCAAGGCGGACGGGATCCGCGCCATCGCGCGGACCCTCAACATCGGGCTGGACGCGGTGACGTTCGTGGACGACAACCCCGCGGAGCGGCAGGTGATCCGCCGCTTCCTCCCGGAGGTGGACGTGGTGCCGCTCCCGGCCGACCCCGCCGGGTACGCGCGGAGCCTCTCGGAGTACGTGGGCTTCGAGGCCGCCTCGCTGACGGCGGAGGACCGGGAGCGCGCCGCGCAGTACCGGGCGCGCGCGCGCCTCGCCAGCCTGGAGGCGTCGGCGGACTCGCTGGAGGACTTTCACCGGAGCCTGCGGATGGAGGCCGTCGTCCAGCCCTTCAACGCCTTCGACCTGCCGCGCATCGCGCAGCTCATCGCCAAGTCCAACCAGTTCAACCTCACCACCCGGCGCCACGGCCCCGCGCAGCTCCAGCGGTTCATGGCGGACCCGGCGTGCGTCCACTTCTCCCTGCGGCTGCGCGACTGCTTCGCCGACCACGGGCTCGTCGGGGTGATGGTCGCGTTCCGCCGGGGGGGCGTGCTGGACGTCGACACCTGGCTGATGAGCTGCCGGGTGATCGGGCGCACCGTGGAGGCGGAGATGCTGGGGCAGCTCTGCCGGCGGGCCGCGGAGCTGGGGTGCACCTCGCTCCGGGGCACCTACGTCCCCACGGCCAAGAACGCCATGGTGAAGGACGTGTTCGCGCGGTTCGGCTTCGAACTGCTGGAGGACACGGGGGGGACCACCACCTGGCGCTACGACCTGCCGGCGCGGGGGGCGATCGAGAACGGGTTCATCTCCGTGGTGGAGCCCGGGCGCGAGGCCGCCGCACCCGACGCAAGGATCCCGGCCTGA
- the rfbF gene encoding glucose-1-phosphate cytidylyltransferase: protein MKAVILAGGFGTRISEESSVRPKPMVEIGGEPILWHIMKTYSAHGINDFVICLGYKGYVVKEYFSDYYLRVADVTFDIRNHRVEVHRNGAEPWRVTLVETGGATMTGGRIKRIRDHVGDETFCMTYGDGVSDVNVTELIEFHRREKVLGTLTAVQPPGRFGAFTLGDDGDRVGGFREKPMGDGAWINGGYFVLEPQVFDYIEGDDTVWEREPMEGLARDGQLAAFRHTGFWHPMDTLRDKTVLTELWESGQAPWKVWPDQTEEAREVHGAPGATELITIVSAPVGATRGIPAQVIAAAPEPTPPVQAIP, encoded by the coding sequence ATGAAAGCAGTGATCCTGGCCGGGGGGTTCGGAACCCGGATCAGCGAGGAGAGCAGCGTACGCCCCAAGCCGATGGTGGAGATCGGGGGCGAGCCCATCCTGTGGCACATCATGAAGACGTACTCCGCCCACGGGATCAACGACTTCGTCATCTGCCTGGGCTACAAGGGCTACGTGGTCAAGGAGTACTTCTCCGACTACTACCTGCGCGTGGCGGACGTCACCTTCGACATCCGCAACCACCGGGTGGAGGTGCACCGCAACGGCGCCGAGCCGTGGCGCGTGACGCTGGTGGAGACCGGCGGCGCCACGATGACGGGCGGGCGCATCAAGCGCATCCGCGACCACGTCGGGGACGAGACCTTCTGCATGACCTACGGCGACGGGGTCAGTGACGTGAACGTCACCGAGCTGATCGAGTTCCACCGGCGCGAGAAGGTGCTGGGCACCCTCACGGCGGTTCAGCCGCCGGGCCGCTTCGGGGCGTTCACGCTGGGCGACGACGGCGACCGGGTCGGCGGCTTCCGCGAGAAGCCCATGGGCGACGGCGCCTGGATCAACGGCGGCTACTTCGTCCTGGAGCCGCAGGTGTTCGACTACATCGAGGGCGACGACACCGTGTGGGAGCGGGAGCCCATGGAGGGGCTGGCGCGCGACGGCCAGCTGGCCGCCTTCCGGCACACCGGGTTCTGGCACCCCATGGACACCCTGCGAGACAAGACGGTGCTCACCGAGCTCTGGGAGAGCGGCCAGGCGCCCTGGAAGGTCTGGCCGGACCAGACCGAGGAGGCGCGCGAGGTGCACGGGGCGCCCGGAGCCACCGAGCTGATCACCATCGTGTCCGCGCCGGTGGGCGCAACGCGCGGGATCCCGGCGCAGGTCATCGCGGCCGCGCCCGAACCGACCCCCCCTGTCCAGGCAATCCCATGA
- a CDS encoding Gfo/Idh/MocA family oxidoreductase produces MILVDKALERRAAEGSPIRVGMVGAGFMARGVALQMVNYVRGMELVAIANRTLAGAERAYREAGVERPRVVETVAALEEAIARGERAVTDDALLLCRAEGIDCIVEVTGAVEFGAHVVMEAIAHGKHVVTMNAELDGTVGAILKVHADRAGVVLTGSDGDQPGVIMNLYRFVKGLGVRPVLCGNIKGLHDPYRNPTTQKGFAEKWGQNPQMVTSFADGTKISFEQAIVANATGMRVARRGMFGPTVETGTPITETVGLYPLEELLEGPGIVDYVVGAAPGPGVFVLGTHDHPIQKHYLNLYKLGEGPLYCFYTPYHLCHFEVPNTVARAVLFGDAAIEPLGAPCVDVVTAAKVELKAGEVLDGLGGYHTYGLAENSDTTALERLLPIGLAEGCRLLRDLPRDAVLTYDDVELPEGRLSDRLRAEQNLYFASAAAPTERALQAAAG; encoded by the coding sequence ATGATCCTGGTCGACAAGGCCCTGGAGCGGCGCGCGGCGGAGGGAAGTCCCATCCGCGTGGGCATGGTGGGCGCGGGCTTCATGGCGCGCGGCGTCGCGCTGCAGATGGTGAACTACGTCCGCGGAATGGAGCTGGTGGCCATCGCCAACCGCACCCTCGCAGGGGCGGAGCGGGCGTACCGCGAGGCCGGCGTGGAGCGCCCCCGCGTGGTGGAAACGGTCGCGGCGCTGGAGGAGGCCATCGCCCGCGGGGAGCGCGCGGTGACCGACGACGCGCTCCTCCTCTGCCGGGCGGAGGGGATCGACTGCATCGTGGAGGTCACCGGGGCGGTGGAGTTCGGCGCGCACGTGGTGATGGAGGCCATCGCGCACGGCAAGCACGTGGTCACCATGAACGCCGAGCTGGACGGGACCGTGGGCGCCATCCTCAAGGTCCACGCGGACCGGGCGGGGGTGGTGCTCACCGGCTCCGACGGCGACCAGCCGGGGGTCATCATGAACCTGTACCGGTTCGTGAAGGGGCTCGGGGTACGGCCGGTGCTGTGCGGCAACATCAAGGGGCTCCACGACCCCTACCGCAACCCCACCACGCAGAAGGGGTTCGCCGAGAAGTGGGGGCAGAACCCGCAGATGGTCACCTCGTTCGCGGACGGGACCAAGATCTCCTTCGAGCAGGCCATCGTCGCCAACGCCACGGGGATGCGGGTGGCCCGGCGGGGGATGTTCGGCCCCACGGTGGAGACCGGGACGCCGATCACCGAGACGGTGGGGCTCTACCCGCTGGAGGAGCTGCTGGAGGGGCCGGGGATCGTGGACTACGTGGTGGGCGCCGCCCCCGGGCCCGGCGTGTTCGTGCTGGGTACGCACGACCACCCCATCCAGAAGCACTACCTCAACCTGTACAAGCTGGGAGAGGGGCCGCTCTACTGCTTCTACACGCCCTACCACCTCTGCCACTTCGAGGTGCCCAACACGGTGGCCCGGGCGGTCCTCTTCGGGGACGCCGCCATCGAGCCGCTGGGCGCACCGTGCGTGGACGTGGTCACCGCGGCCAAGGTGGAGCTGAAGGCCGGCGAGGTGCTGGACGGGCTGGGCGGCTATCACACCTACGGCCTGGCCGAGAACTCCGACACGACGGCGCTGGAGCGCCTCCTCCCCATCGGGCTGGCGGAGGGCTGCCGCCTGCTGCGCGACCTCCCCCGCGACGCGGTGCTGACGTACGATGACGTGGAGCTCCCCGAAGGGCGCCTGAGCGACCGCCTGCGCGCGGAACAGAACTTGTATTTCGCGTCCGCGGCGGCCCCGACGGAGCGGGCGCTGCAGGCCGCGGCCGGTTGA
- a CDS encoding FAD-dependent oxidoreductase — protein sequence MATPATDFLVIGGGVVGLTLAMEARRRHPGARVTLLEKEEACGLHASGRNSGVLHAGFYYTADSLKARFTREGQRRWSEYCEERGLRINRCGKLVVARSGAEHAGLDELLRRARANGVELHDVTEKEARELEPRARTVERALWSPSTASVDPAEVMASLVRDARAAGVEIRPGTRYLGRTPDGVLTSTGTVPAGYVINAAGLYADRIARDYGFSADYRILPFRGLYLYADAGRGFFRRHVYPVPELRHPFLGVHFTVTVDGRAKIGPTALPALWREHYGGLGGFRWDEFMEVGLRVAGLLRADDFEFRSLARRELPKAWKRALVRLASELAAEPVSGLGWRWGKPGIRAQLVNVRERKLEMDFRYEGDGRSFHVLNAVSPAFTCALPFAEHVFDQIDRRLRGATAVGAGLALQTTAQS from the coding sequence ATGGCAACCCCAGCGACCGACTTCCTGGTGATCGGCGGCGGCGTCGTGGGGCTCACCCTCGCGATGGAGGCCCGCCGCCGCCACCCCGGCGCCCGGGTGACGCTCCTGGAGAAGGAGGAGGCCTGCGGGCTGCACGCCAGCGGACGCAACAGCGGGGTGCTGCACGCGGGCTTCTACTATACGGCGGACAGCCTCAAGGCGCGCTTCACCCGCGAGGGGCAGCGGCGCTGGAGCGAGTACTGCGAGGAGCGGGGCCTTCGCATCAACCGCTGCGGAAAGCTGGTGGTGGCGCGGTCCGGGGCGGAGCACGCGGGGCTCGACGAGCTGCTTCGCCGCGCGCGCGCCAACGGAGTGGAGCTGCACGACGTGACGGAGAAGGAGGCGCGCGAGCTGGAGCCGCGGGCGCGCACCGTGGAGCGCGCCCTCTGGAGCCCCAGCACCGCCTCGGTGGATCCCGCGGAGGTGATGGCGTCGCTGGTGCGCGACGCGCGAGCGGCGGGCGTGGAGATCCGGCCGGGCACCCGCTACCTGGGGCGTACGCCGGATGGGGTGCTCACCTCCACCGGCACCGTCCCGGCGGGGTACGTCATCAACGCCGCCGGGCTGTACGCCGACCGCATCGCGCGGGACTATGGCTTTTCGGCGGACTACCGCATCCTCCCCTTCCGGGGGCTCTACCTGTACGCCGACGCCGGCAGGGGCTTCTTCCGGCGCCACGTGTACCCGGTCCCGGAGCTTCGCCATCCCTTCCTGGGGGTCCACTTCACCGTGACGGTGGACGGCCGCGCCAAGATCGGGCCCACCGCGCTCCCGGCGCTCTGGCGGGAGCACTACGGTGGGCTGGGCGGCTTCCGCTGGGACGAGTTCATGGAGGTCGGCCTGCGGGTGGCGGGGCTGCTCCGCGCGGACGACTTCGAGTTCCGCTCCCTGGCCCGGCGCGAGCTCCCCAAGGCGTGGAAGCGAGCCCTGGTGCGGCTCGCCTCGGAGCTGGCCGCGGAGCCCGTCTCCGGCCTGGGCTGGCGCTGGGGGAAGCCGGGGATCCGCGCGCAGCTCGTGAACGTCCGGGAGCGGAAGCTGGAGATGGACTTCCGCTACGAGGGGGACGGCCGCTCCTTCCACGTGCTGAACGCCGTCTCCCCCGCCTTCACCTGCGCCCTGCCGTTCGCCGAGCACGTCTTTGACCAGATCGACCGCCGGCTCCGCGGCGCGACCGCCGTGGGAGCCGGACTCGCCCTTCAGACCACCGCACAATCATGA
- a CDS encoding glycosyltransferase family 2 protein — translation MPRVSVVVPAYNYGRYLREAIESIQVQDVDDLEIVVVDNGSTDDTRDVLASIDEPRMRVITLEVNQGLSGAFNRAMEEVRGEYVAYLDADDRWRPGKLSRQLELMESEPEVGVVFCNFAWFDEQGVRSRTQFDIFPRIRDIPTVPTRAGGGRRITGDAFTTFVEFADPPVWLQSMLFRREVLDGIGLAPGMRLAQDTHFGLRVYRRTVAAYIEDALVEVRRHGSNLTRDISEMKHAKLRAFRMLEEEPLTPEQRAALRRRIGCALVDSGQAALKQRRPLLAVQAFGRALGYSGVRARALKNLLGLPVHPVLFEDLRGSVAP, via the coding sequence ATGCCCCGAGTCAGCGTCGTCGTCCCCGCCTACAACTACGGCCGCTACCTGCGCGAGGCCATAGAGAGCATCCAGGTGCAGGACGTCGACGACCTGGAGATCGTGGTGGTCGACAACGGCTCCACGGACGACACCCGGGACGTCCTCGCGTCGATCGACGAGCCGCGGATGCGCGTGATCACGCTGGAGGTGAACCAGGGGCTCAGCGGGGCCTTCAACCGGGCCATGGAGGAAGTGCGCGGGGAATACGTCGCCTACCTGGACGCGGACGACCGCTGGCGGCCGGGGAAGCTCAGCCGCCAGCTCGAGCTGATGGAGAGCGAGCCCGAGGTGGGGGTGGTCTTCTGCAACTTCGCCTGGTTCGACGAGCAGGGCGTCCGATCCCGCACCCAGTTCGACATCTTCCCGCGGATCCGCGATATCCCCACCGTCCCAACCCGCGCGGGGGGAGGCCGCCGGATCACGGGCGACGCCTTCACCACCTTCGTCGAGTTCGCGGACCCCCCCGTCTGGCTGCAGTCCATGCTCTTCCGGCGCGAGGTGCTGGACGGGATCGGCCTGGCACCCGGGATGCGGCTCGCCCAGGACACGCACTTCGGGCTGCGGGTGTACCGGCGCACCGTGGCCGCCTACATCGAGGACGCGCTGGTGGAGGTGCGCCGGCACGGGAGCAACCTGACCCGTGACATTTCCGAGATGAAGCACGCGAAGCTCCGGGCATTCCGCATGCTGGAGGAGGAGCCGCTCACCCCGGAGCAGCGCGCGGCCCTGCGGCGGCGCATCGGCTGCGCGTTGGTGGACTCGGGCCAGGCGGCGCTGAAGCAGCGCCGGCCCCTGCTCGCCGTCCAGGCGTTCGGGCGGGCGCTGGGCTACAGCGGCGTTCGCGCCCGCGCGCTCAAGAACCTGCTCGGGCTCCCCGTCCACCCGGTTCTGTTCGAGGACCTTCGCGGGAGCGTGGCGCCGTAG
- a CDS encoding acyl carrier protein yields MTVHERLEEVFRTILDDEGIVLTENTTAADVPGWDSLAHVNLMFSIEQEFGVQFTGNQFSEFENVGELERFLESRSYT; encoded by the coding sequence ATGACCGTGCACGAGCGCCTGGAAGAGGTGTTCCGTACGATTCTGGACGACGAGGGGATCGTGCTGACCGAGAACACCACCGCGGCCGACGTCCCCGGGTGGGACTCGCTGGCGCACGTGAACCTGATGTTCAGCATCGAGCAGGAGTTCGGAGTCCAGTTCACCGGGAACCAGTTCAGCGAGTTCGAGAACGTCGGCGAGCTGGAGCGCTTCCTGGAGAGCCGGAGCTACACCTGA
- a CDS encoding SDR family oxidoreductase yields MRVLVTGAEGYIGSLLAPLLAERGHDVVGLDTGFYADAVLYDAGLRSVPMLRRDIRGLGEADLAGFDAVVHLAELSNDPLGQLNPDITFRINHLGSVHLAEAARRAGVSRFVYTSSCSVYGVGTGDLKDETAAPNPQTAYAECKVRVERDVSALAAEEFSPTFLRNATAYGASPRMRFDLVVNNLSGLAWTTGEIRMTSDGSPWRPLVHVGDICEAVAAALEAPREAVHNQILNVGDSRENYQVRDVARVVADVFPGCALTFGSSDGDNRSYRVSFDKITERLPAFRCRRDVQAGAEELRGIFERIGMTPEIFQHRTFTRLKQLQHLLGTGQLGEELFWLEEAAAA; encoded by the coding sequence ATGAGAGTCCTCGTCACCGGCGCGGAAGGGTACATCGGCTCGCTGCTCGCCCCCCTGCTGGCGGAGCGCGGGCACGACGTGGTCGGGCTGGACACCGGTTTCTACGCGGACGCGGTGCTGTACGACGCCGGGCTCCGCTCCGTCCCCATGCTCCGGCGCGACATCCGGGGGCTGGGCGAGGCCGACCTGGCCGGCTTCGACGCCGTGGTGCACCTGGCCGAGCTCTCCAACGACCCGCTGGGGCAGCTCAACCCGGACATCACCTTCCGCATCAACCACCTGGGGAGCGTCCATCTGGCCGAGGCGGCCCGCCGCGCGGGGGTGTCGCGCTTCGTCTACACCTCGTCGTGCAGCGTCTACGGCGTCGGCACGGGCGACCTCAAGGACGAGACCGCCGCCCCCAACCCGCAGACCGCGTACGCGGAGTGCAAGGTGCGGGTGGAGCGCGACGTGTCCGCGCTGGCCGCGGAGGAGTTCTCGCCCACCTTCCTGCGCAACGCCACCGCCTACGGGGCGAGCCCGCGGATGCGCTTCGACCTGGTGGTGAACAACCTCTCCGGCCTGGCCTGGACCACGGGCGAGATCCGCATGACGAGCGACGGCTCCCCCTGGCGCCCGCTGGTGCACGTGGGCGACATCTGCGAGGCGGTGGCCGCGGCGCTGGAGGCCCCCCGCGAGGCGGTGCACAACCAGATCCTCAACGTGGGCGACTCGCGCGAGAACTACCAGGTCCGCGACGTGGCGCGCGTGGTGGCGGACGTGTTCCCGGGGTGCGCCCTCACCTTCGGCAGCAGCGACGGCGACAACCGGAGCTACCGGGTCTCCTTCGACAAGATCACGGAGCGGCTCCCCGCCTTCCGCTGCCGGCGCGACGTGCAGGCGGGGGCCGAGGAGCTGCGCGGGATCTTCGAGCGGATCGGCATGACGCCGGAGATCTTCCAGCACCGCACCTTCACCCGCCTCAAGCAGCTCCAGCACCTTCTCGGCACCGGGCAGCTGGGGGAGGAGCTGTTCTGGCTGGAGGAGGCGGCCGCCGCATGA